From Marivirga harenae, one genomic window encodes:
- a CDS encoding DUF1573 domain-containing protein: protein MKKAILFFATIFLIGSAVAQSTESTNGPEITFEESNHDFGDITQGDVVEHIFKFENTGKQPLIISNVKTTCGCTVPSFPKGEAIAPGEKGEITVKFNSRGKMGRQNKIVRIVSNIGEERSVRITTNVLPKDS from the coding sequence ATGAAAAAGGCAATATTATTTTTCGCTACAATTTTTTTGATAGGGTCAGCAGTGGCTCAATCAACAGAAAGTACTAATGGTCCAGAAATTACTTTTGAGGAAAGTAATCATGATTTTGGAGATATCACTCAAGGAGATGTGGTAGAGCATATTTTTAAATTTGAGAATACAGGGAAGCAACCGTTAATTATTTCAAATGTTAAAACTACTTGTGGATGCACGGTCCCTAGTTTTCCAAAAGGAGAGGCAATAGCACCAGGAGAAAAAGGTGAAATTACGGTTAAGTTTAATAGCCGTGGTAAAATGGGAAGACAAAATAAAATAGTTAGGATTGTTTCAAATATTGGAGAAGAAAGAAGCGTTCGAATAACTACCAATGTTTTACCAAAAGATTCTTAA